In Necator americanus strain Aroian chromosome IV, whole genome shotgun sequence, the following proteins share a genomic window:
- a CDS encoding hypothetical protein (NECATOR_CHRIV.G13635.T3), producing the protein MDKQNGLEVISCETAASRLQMRLHSITLSQLVKSRTTVDWRALSEALTIHDSHLQHKQDGIELFHGEICVLPVKGDENQVELVWDECREAWQSVILQTIQETFSKQPLYCHCASTGAVYATARGVRSFLSDYIFKMRWVWRSLSFLPMLAAGQLVSEWIPAQEIERFLELGDLVEFRRVATIGGAPRAIYTHWALYIGRHDETPLVVHLSGDDNDFEKFGRSGDRKLDSFSGSSGLLKASTAEVRCDPLLAVAGDDLVRINNGHDADHRPFPPRIIVERATMQLGSGNYNLVLNNCEHFVKWCRYGNRISGQAVAAKSLLLGSALAAMGAPPMVAFGAGIAFLTFATPASKMVYVNIYEDSFHRIGYIKKDSGLYKESSLFEIVIFTLSLVLFQL; encoded by the exons ATGGACAAGCAG AATGGTCTAGAAGTGATCTCTTGCGAAACTGCTGCGAGTAGGTTGCAGATGCGGTTGCATTCCATTACTCTTTCACAGCTGGTAAAATCTCGAACGACTGTGGATTGGAGAGCTCTTTCCGAAGCACTCACTATTCATGACAGCCATTTGCAACATAAACAG GATGGCATCGAACTGTTTCATGGAGAGATTTGCGTCTTACCAGTGAAAGGGGATGAAAATCAG gtggaattaGTTTGGGACGAATGTAGGGAAGCTTGGCAATCAGTTATACTACAAACTATCCAGGAAACATTCAGCAAGCAGCCTTTG TATTGCCACTGCGCTTCAACCGGAGCcgtttatgcaactgcacgTGGCGTTAGATCATTTTTGTCTGACTATATCTTCAAGATgaggtgggtgtggcgcagtttGAG CTTTTTGCCAATGCTTGCGGCAGGTCAGCTCGTTAGCGAATGGATTCCCGCACAAGAAATCGAGAGATTTCTCGAACTTGGGGATCTCGTTGAATTCAGAAGGGTGGCAACTATTGGTGGAGCGCCGCGAGCCATTTATACC CACTGGGCGCTGTATATAGGAAGACATGATGAAACTCCTCTTGTCGTGCACTTGTCAGGTGATGACaatgatttcgaaaaatttgggAGGAGTGGTGATAGAAAACTCGACTCGTTCAGTGGATCTTCGGGCCTACTTAAAGCCAGCACCGCTGAG GTTCGATGCGATCCCCTTTTGGCAGTAGCTGGTGATGATTTGGTACGCATCAATAATGGTCACGATGCGGATCATCGACCGTTCCCTCCTAGGATTATTGTTGAACGTGCTACCATGCAG cttggTTCTGGTAACTATAACTTGGTTCTCAACAACTGTGAACACTTTGTGAAGTGGTGTCGTTATGGAAACAGGATCAGCGGACAG GCAGTGGCCGCTAAGAGTCTCTTATTGGGTTCGGCGTTAGCTGCTATGGGAGCTCCGCCAATGGTCGCGTTTGGTGCTGGAATAGCGTTTCTCACTTTCGCTACTCCAGCTTCTAAAATG GTTTACGTGAATATTTACGAAGATTCTTTTCACCGAATTGGATACATTAA GAAAGATTCAGGTCTTTACAAAGAGTCATCGCTTTTCGAAATTGTCATTTTCACATTGTCTCTCGTTTTGTTTCAGctgtaa
- a CDS encoding hypothetical protein (NECATOR_CHRIV.G13635.T2), with amino-acid sequence MLVQRRGSGPNRDVMYYVVSLGVVAVGVTFAAIPAYRIFCEKTSFGGLTQIAKDFEKIAKMKKVEDRLIRVQFNSDVPSSMRWEFKPQQHEMYVHPGETALAFYTARNPTDRPIVGISSYNLTPFQAAYYFNKIQCFCFEEQILNPGEQVDLPVFFYIDPDYANDPALEYLDNILLSYTFFEAKSDLQLPSPFDPNNRPSSLFLGLRASYHITREEDSEVLKRSSLVVNKNGCGSMHVPQFVEDFFSLAKKLCSSDPCSSFKKLASCRLVGVFDVLNGSLNTVDENQLFLHYRYATDLPEMQTVLVCEMGRYCLWRDIPNSEEGWIVYVPNDEHFPKIELVGNRIEHAIVHLSEKSNVDAAELLAELGDVKAIKQQMKSACALRKKKKLGSAPNGAGLWVQVVNDVGYRPISEDAAKIRKTLDLICNTDDDSLREKKMQWLMEIVTLFANDECDFGMGLELGHWVFLANHPSLDKIAYRILSTAYTLLQRSEYKKILDVQMAPGIRRRKELDIVPLGAGQDVGRSCILVTIGGRNVMLDCGMHMGYQDERRFPDFSYIGGGGKLNDYLSCVIVSHFHLDHCGSLPHMSEIVGFDGPIYMTYPTKAIAPVLLEDYRKVQTEFRGDTNFFTSANIKACMKKVIAVNLHETVQVDSELSIRAFYAGHVLGAAMFEIRVGHQSILYTGDYNMTPDRHLGAARVLPGLRPDCLISESTYATTIRDSKRARERDFLRKVHDRVTAGGKVLIPVFALGRAQELCILLESYWERMDLKVPIYFSQGLAERANQYYRLFINWTNEKIKRTFVERNMFDFKHIKPLDKGYEEMPGAMVLFSTPGMLHGGQSLKVFRKWCHDPRNMIIMPGYCVAGTVGAKVIGGMKKIEIEGKMHDINLGVEYMSFSAHADAKGIMQLIRDCQPRTVMFVHGEAAKMEFLKVKVEKEFRVPVFMPANGESVVIPGIATLEVDVPQDIVQRCIELDPTPSKKACPFSACLVMDKQNGLEVISCETAASRLQMRLHSITLSQLVKSRTTVDWRALSEALTIHDSHLQHKQDGIELFHGEICVLPVKGDENQVELVWDECREAWQSVILQTIQETFSKQPLVVV; translated from the exons ATGCTTGTACAGCGCCGTGGTTCTGGACCTAATCGAGATGTGATGTACTACGTTGTAAGTCTTGGCGTTGTTGCAGTGGGTGTAACGTTTGCAGCAATTCCAGCATACAGGATATTCTGTGAAAAAACGTCATTTGGAGGACTAACACAG ATTGCGAAAGACTTCGAAAAGATCgccaaaatgaagaaagttgAAGATAGATTGATTCGTGTGCAGTTCAATTCCGATGTTCCATCGAGTATGCGATGGGAATTCAAGCCTCAGCAACATGAG ATGTATGTCCATCCAGGAGAGACTGCTCTTGCATTCTATACTGCAAGAAATCCTACTGACCGTCCAATTGTTGGAATTTCGAGTTATAATCTCACTCCTTTTCAAGCAGCTTACTATTTCAATAAGATTCAATGTTTTTGCTTTGAAGAACAGATCCTCAATCCCGGAGAACAG GTCGATTTGCccgtttttttctatattgaTCCTGACTATGCTAACGATCCTGCTCTGGAGTATTTGGATAATATTCTTCTCAGTTACACATTTTTTGAAGCGAAATCAGATCTGCAGTTGCCCAGTCCATTTGATCCGAACAATCGACCTTCA TCCTTATTTCTGGGCTTAAGAGCTTCGTATCACATCACACGGGAAGAAGATAGCGAAGTTCTCAAGAG GTCCTCTCTCGTCGTGAATAAAAATGGTTGTGGATCTATGCACGTCCCGCAGTTCGTTGaagacttcttttctctggCCAAAAAACTGTGCAGTAGTGATCCATGTT CGTCCTTCAAAAAGCTTGCGTCTTGTCGACTTGTCGGTGTTTTCGATGTGCTCAACGGCAGTCTAAACACAGTAGATG AGAACCAGTTGTTTCTGCATTATCGTTATGCTACTGATCTGCCCGAGATGCAAACTGTCCTTGTGTGCGAAATGGGCAGATACTGCTTATGGAG GGACATTCCAAATAGCGAAGAAGGCTGGATCGTCTACGTTCCTAATGATGAGCATTTTCCGAAGATTGAG CTGGTTGGAAATCGTATAGAACATGCCATAGTACACCTATCCGAGAAGTCGAATGTGGATGCTGCTGAGTTACTTGCAGAGCTTGGCGACGTCAAAGCTATAAAACAACAGATGAAGTCCGCCTGCGCTCTtcgcaaaaagaagaaa CTGGGGAGTGCCCCGAATGGTGCAGGACTTTGGGTACAGGTTGTCAACGATGTTGGATACCGTCCAATTTCAGAAGATGCAG CAAAAATCCGGAAAACTCTTGATCTTATTTGTAATACCGACGACGACAGTTtgcgagaaaagaaaatgcagtgGTTGATGGAAATCGTCACCTTG TTTGCCAACGACGAATGTGATTTTGGAATGGGTCTGGAACTCGGTCATTGGGTGTTTCTTGCAAATCACCCGTCACTGGACAAGATTGCATATCGTATCCTTTCTACTGCTTATACTTTGCTGCAACGATCGGAGTATAAGAAGATCCTTGATGTTCAAATGGCTCCAGGGATCCGCAGAAGAAAAGAGCTCGAC ATTGTACCGCTTGGAGCAGGACAGGATGTTGGGCGATCATGTATTTTGGTCACTATTGGAGGAAGAAATGTGATGCTAGACTGCGGCATGCATATGGGTTACCAGGATGAACGTCGTTTTCCAGATTTCTC ATATATCGGTGGTGGTGGAAAATTGAACGACTATCTGTCATGCGTGAttgtttcacattttcacCTGGATCACTGCGGTTCTCTACCTCACATGAGTGAGATCGTTGGATTCGATGGTCCAATCTACATGACTTATCCGACGAAGGCTATAGCTCCTGTTCTTCTG GAGGATTATCGCAAGGTCCAAACGGAATTCAGAGGTGACACCAATTTCTTCACTTCCGCCAATATAAAAGCGTGTATGAAAAAG GTTATAGCTGTTAATCTGCATGAAACAGTCCAAGTAGATAGTGAGCTGTCAATTCGTGCCTTTTATGCTGGCCATGTGCTCGGTGCGGCCATGTTCGAGATACGAGTTGGTCATCAAAGTATATTATATACAG GTGATTACAACATGACTCCCGATCGTCACCTTGGCGCTGCCAGAGTGCTGCCAGGATTGCGTCCGGATTGTCTAATCTCTGAATCTACTTACGCAACCACAATCCGTGATTCGAAAAGGGCACGAGAGAGAGACTTTCTGCGAAAAGTACATGACAGGGTGACAGCTGGTGGAAAG GTTCTGATTCCCGTTTTCGCTTTGGGTCGGGCTCAGGAGCTGTGCATTCTTCTTGAGTCGTACTGGGAACGGATGGACCTGAAAGTGCCTATCTACTTTTCTCAAGGACTAGCAGAAAGAGCTAATCAG TACTATCGTCTTTTTATTAACTGGACCAACGAGAAGATTAAACGTACGTTTGTCGAGCGTAACATGTTCGATTTTAAGCATATTAAGCCACTAGATAAGGGTTACGAGGAAATGCCCGGAGCTATGGTATTGTTTTCTACTCCAG gTATGTTGCATGGTGGACAGTCATTGAAAGTGTTCAGAAAATGGTGTCACGACCCTAGGAACATGATAATTATGCCTG GTTATTGTGTTGCTGGCACTGTCGGTGCTAAAGTAATAGGAGGAATGAAGAAGATAGAAATTGAGGGTAAAATG CATGACATCAATTTGGGTGTTGAGTACATGTCGTTCAGTGCGCATGCGGATGCCAAAGGGATCATGCAG TTGATCAGAGATTGCCAACCTCGCACCGTTATGTTTGTGCATGGTGAAGCTGCTAAGATGGAGTTCCTTAAAGTAAAAGTTGAAAAG GAATTTCGTGTTCCTGTTTTCATGCCGGCTAATGGTGAGTCAGTGGTAATCCCCGGAATTGCCACTTTAGAGGTTGATGTTCCTCAGGACATCGTCCAACGATGCATCGAACTTGATCCTACACCATCGAAAAAAGCATGTCCATTCTCGGCTTGTTTGGTTATGGACAAGCAG AATGGTCTAGAAGTGATCTCTTGCGAAACTGCTGCGAGTAGGTTGCAGATGCGGTTGCATTCCATTACTCTTTCACAGCTGGTAAAATCTCGAACGACTGTGGATTGGAGAGCTCTTTCCGAAGCACTCACTATTCATGACAGCCATTTGCAACATAAACAG GATGGCATCGAACTGTTTCATGGAGAGATTTGCGTCTTACCAGTGAAAGGGGATGAAAATCAG gtggaattaGTTTGGGACGAATGTAGGGAAGCTTGGCAATCAGTTATACTACAAACTATCCAGGAAACATTCAGCAAGCAGCCTTTGGTTGTTGTGTGA
- a CDS encoding hypothetical protein (NECATOR_CHRIV.G13635.T4): protein MTDIKIVPLGAGQDVGRSCILVTIGGRNVMLDCGMHMGYQDERRFPDFSYIGGGGKLNDYLSCVIVSHFHLDHCGSLPHMSEIVGFDGPIYMTYPTKAIAPVLLEDYRKVQTEFRGDTNFFTSANIKACMKKVIAVNLHETVQVDSELSIRAFYAGHVLGAAMFEIRVGHQSILYTGDYNMTPDRHLGAARVLPGLRPDCLISESTYATTIRDSKRARERDFLRKVHDRVTAGGKVLIPVFALGRAQELCILLESYWERMDLKVPIYFSQGLAERANQYYRLFINWTNEKIKRTFVERNMFDFKHIKPLDKGYEEMPGAMVLFSTPGMLHGGQSLKVFRKWCHDPRNMIIMPGYCVAGTVGAKVIGGMKKIEIEGKMHDINLGVEYMSFSAHADAKGIMQLIRDCQPRTVMFVHGEAAKMEFLKVKVEKEFRVPVFMPANGHRPTMHRT, encoded by the exons ATGACGGACATCaag ATTGTACCGCTTGGAGCAGGACAGGATGTTGGGCGATCATGTATTTTGGTCACTATTGGAGGAAGAAATGTGATGCTAGACTGCGGCATGCATATGGGTTACCAGGATGAACGTCGTTTTCCAGATTTCTC ATATATCGGTGGTGGTGGAAAATTGAACGACTATCTGTCATGCGTGAttgtttcacattttcacCTGGATCACTGCGGTTCTCTACCTCACATGAGTGAGATCGTTGGATTCGATGGTCCAATCTACATGACTTATCCGACGAAGGCTATAGCTCCTGTTCTTCTG GAGGATTATCGCAAGGTCCAAACGGAATTCAGAGGTGACACCAATTTCTTCACTTCCGCCAATATAAAAGCGTGTATGAAAAAG GTTATAGCTGTTAATCTGCATGAAACAGTCCAAGTAGATAGTGAGCTGTCAATTCGTGCCTTTTATGCTGGCCATGTGCTCGGTGCGGCCATGTTCGAGATACGAGTTGGTCATCAAAGTATATTATATACAG GTGATTACAACATGACTCCCGATCGTCACCTTGGCGCTGCCAGAGTGCTGCCAGGATTGCGTCCGGATTGTCTAATCTCTGAATCTACTTACGCAACCACAATCCGTGATTCGAAAAGGGCACGAGAGAGAGACTTTCTGCGAAAAGTACATGACAGGGTGACAGCTGGTGGAAAG GTTCTGATTCCCGTTTTCGCTTTGGGTCGGGCTCAGGAGCTGTGCATTCTTCTTGAGTCGTACTGGGAACGGATGGACCTGAAAGTGCCTATCTACTTTTCTCAAGGACTAGCAGAAAGAGCTAATCAG TACTATCGTCTTTTTATTAACTGGACCAACGAGAAGATTAAACGTACGTTTGTCGAGCGTAACATGTTCGATTTTAAGCATATTAAGCCACTAGATAAGGGTTACGAGGAAATGCCCGGAGCTATGGTATTGTTTTCTACTCCAG gTATGTTGCATGGTGGACAGTCATTGAAAGTGTTCAGAAAATGGTGTCACGACCCTAGGAACATGATAATTATGCCTG GTTATTGTGTTGCTGGCACTGTCGGTGCTAAAGTAATAGGAGGAATGAAGAAGATAGAAATTGAGGGTAAAATG CATGACATCAATTTGGGTGTTGAGTACATGTCGTTCAGTGCGCATGCGGATGCCAAAGGGATCATGCAG TTGATCAGAGATTGCCAACCTCGCACCGTTATGTTTGTGCATGGTGAAGCTGCTAAGATGGAGTTCCTTAAAGTAAAAGTTGAAAAG GAATTTCGTGTTCCTGTTTTCATGCCGGCTAATG GACATCGTCCAACGATGCATCGAACTTGA
- a CDS encoding hypothetical protein (NECATOR_CHRIV.G13635.T5) — MTRKRTLKRPATTKTTSNGTTEKISALPEKRKKQSVSSGSSKPANGSSLVVNKNGCGSMHVPQFVEDFFSLAKKLCSSDPCSSFKKLASCRLVGVFDVLNGSLNTVDENQLFLHYRYATDLPEMQTVLVCEMGRYCLWRDIPNSEEGWIVYVPNDEHFPKIELVGNRIEHAIVHLSEKSNVDAAELLAELGDVKAIKQQMKSACALRKKKKLGSAPNGAGLWVQVVNDVGYRPISEDAAKIRKTLDLICNTDDDSLREKKMQWLMEIVTLVQFANDECDFGMGLELGHWVFLANHPSLDKIAYRILSTAYTLLQRSEYKKILDVQMAPGIRRRKELDVRTNNAVS, encoded by the exons ATGACTCGTAAGAGGACATTAAAGAGGCCAGCAACAACGAAAACA ACTTCCAACGGAACCACTGAGAAAATTTCGGCGCTCCCAGAGAAGCGAAAGAAGCAGTCTGTCAGCAGCGGTTCTTCTAAGCCAGCAAATGG GTCCTCTCTCGTCGTGAATAAAAATGGTTGTGGATCTATGCACGTCCCGCAGTTCGTTGaagacttcttttctctggCCAAAAAACTGTGCAGTAGTGATCCATGTT CGTCCTTCAAAAAGCTTGCGTCTTGTCGACTTGTCGGTGTTTTCGATGTGCTCAACGGCAGTCTAAACACAGTAGATG AGAACCAGTTGTTTCTGCATTATCGTTATGCTACTGATCTGCCCGAGATGCAAACTGTCCTTGTGTGCGAAATGGGCAGATACTGCTTATGGAG GGACATTCCAAATAGCGAAGAAGGCTGGATCGTCTACGTTCCTAATGATGAGCATTTTCCGAAGATTGAG CTGGTTGGAAATCGTATAGAACATGCCATAGTACACCTATCCGAGAAGTCGAATGTGGATGCTGCTGAGTTACTTGCAGAGCTTGGCGACGTCAAAGCTATAAAACAACAGATGAAGTCCGCCTGCGCTCTtcgcaaaaagaagaaa CTGGGGAGTGCCCCGAATGGTGCAGGACTTTGGGTACAGGTTGTCAACGATGTTGGATACCGTCCAATTTCAGAAGATGCAG CAAAAATCCGGAAAACTCTTGATCTTATTTGTAATACCGACGACGACAGTTtgcgagaaaagaaaatgcagtgGTTGATGGAAATCGTCACCTTGGTTCAG TTTGCCAACGACGAATGTGATTTTGGAATGGGTCTGGAACTCGGTCATTGGGTGTTTCTTGCAAATCACCCGTCACTGGACAAGATTGCATATCGTATCCTTTCTACTGCTTATACTTTGCTGCAACGATCGGAGTATAAGAAGATCCTTGATGTTCAAATGGCTCCAGGGATCCGCAGAAGAAAAGAGCTCGACGTTCGAACAAATAACGCAGTGTCTTAG
- a CDS encoding hypothetical protein (NECATOR_CHRIV.G13635.T6), which produces MSLFRTIRLILRTPEASLKTIHILAPPRLHISTSRTNLHTNNPNKYTRRGSGPNRDVMYYVVSLGVVAVGVTFAAIPAYRIFCEKTSFGGLTQIAKDFEKIAKMKKVEDRLIRVQFNSDVPSSMRWEFKPQQHEMYVHPGETALAFYTARNPTDRPIVGISSYNLTPFQAAYYFNKIQCFCFEEQILNPGEQVDLPVFFYIDPDYANDPALEYLDNILLSYTFFEAKSDLQLPSPFDPNNRPSVKLEDPPKPALR; this is translated from the exons ATGTCTTTGTTCCGCACGATTCGTCTCATTCTCCGGACACCGGAGGCGAGTTTAAAGACGATTCACATTCTAGCTCCTCCGCGTCTTCATATCTCGACTTCAAGAACAAATCTTCACACTAATAACCCTAATAAGTATACA CGCCGTGGTTCTGGACCTAATCGAGATGTGATGTACTACGTTGTAAGTCTTGGCGTTGTTGCAGTGGGTGTAACGTTTGCAGCAATTCCAGCATACAGGATATTCTGTGAAAAAACGTCATTTGGAGGACTAACACAG ATTGCGAAAGACTTCGAAAAGATCgccaaaatgaagaaagttgAAGATAGATTGATTCGTGTGCAGTTCAATTCCGATGTTCCATCGAGTATGCGATGGGAATTCAAGCCTCAGCAACATGAG ATGTATGTCCATCCAGGAGAGACTGCTCTTGCATTCTATACTGCAAGAAATCCTACTGACCGTCCAATTGTTGGAATTTCGAGTTATAATCTCACTCCTTTTCAAGCAGCTTACTATTTCAATAAGATTCAATGTTTTTGCTTTGAAGAACAGATCCTCAATCCCGGAGAACAG GTCGATTTGCccgtttttttctatattgaTCCTGACTATGCTAACGATCCTGCTCTGGAGTATTTGGATAATATTCTTCTCAGTTACACATTTTTTGAAGCGAAATCAGATCTGCAGTTGCCCAGTCCATTTGATCCGAACAATCGACCTTCA GTCAAACTAGAGGACCCGCCCAAACCTGCGCTAAGatag
- a CDS encoding hypothetical protein (NECATOR_CHRIV.G13636.T1): MVNASDEHMEKAFELAQEALDNDEVPVGCVFTYREKQIGCGRNRVNCTKDPTTHAEMVALRSMEEENPNIKEIMHDLVLHVTLEPCIMCASGLFELGISKIVYAAANERFGGIYSVGNCSKYNQKDSNTKVIVDSRYADRSISLLKSFYDKQNPFAPEEKRKTKSR; the protein is encoded by the exons ATGGTCAATGCAAGTGATGAGCACATGGAAAAAGCTTTTGAGCTTGCTCAAGAGGCTCTAGACAACGATGAAGTTCCGGTCGGATGTGTTTTCACGTATCGAGAAAAACAG ATAGGATGTGGAAGAAATAGGGTGAATTGTACCAAGGACCCGACTACTCATGCAGAGATGGTGGCTTTACGGAGTAtggaggaggaaaacccaaataTCAAAGAG ATAATGCATGACTTGGTACTTCATGTGACTCTCGAACCCTGCATTATGTGTGCTTCTGGCCTGTTTGAATTAG GTATTTCGAAAATTGTTTACGCTGCAGCCAATGAGAGATTTGGAGGAATTTATAGTGTTGGGAACTGCTCTAAGTATAACCAGAAGGACTCGAATACAAAAGTG ATCGTCGACTCCAGATATGCAGACCGGTCAATCTCTCTACTTAAATCATTTTACGACAAGCAAAATCCATTcgctccagaagaaaaaaggaaaaccaaGTCTAGATGA
- a CDS encoding hypothetical protein (NECATOR_CHRIV.G13637.T2) has protein sequence MGERSGSCVQGLDGSRDIIYERILTTGDVEPIYLEEDDFAEVFREEDYIQLEDGTYVQAEQYAVTRQGSSTQPQELQHVRIAPAPHRAVHATGSNISKAPVVYAQFSSNVMHQPPLDLLSKSSLTISQPVSSTSKPYSSNSSSSTVYHPFAHTYNVTKPKKKPLPGQRKPCNCTKSMCLKLYCDCFANGEFCLDCNCKDCHNNLEHDADRSKAIKQSLERNPNAFKPKIGVKSGKMDAERLHQKGCHCKKSGCLKNYCECFEAKVPCTSRCKCQGCQNTEGDRASRHDRNNTTSSALMNLAATASSVTADSPSSPLSDNESDTESALAHSDPRSYPWFYMTDEVIEAATLCLVAQAEESLSGCPTNTPSSVIEEMERMVLGEFESFKFHERVSNLYNDFRDRTVTAEHLEDCAAPVGRAHLFPRYYRPFKHVNKISRGKHFHNKQDAEYR, from the exons ATGGGAGAGCGAAGCGgcagctgtgttcaaggactaGACGGTTCCCGTGATATT ATCTACGAACGAATTCTAACTACCGGTGATGTAGAACCAATCTACCTTGAAGAAGACGACTTTGCAGAAGTATTTCGTGAAGAAGACTACATCCAGCTCGAGGATGGAACATATGTTCAAGCTGAGCAGTATGCAGTTACACGTCAG GGTTCATCCACTCAGCCACAGGAACTGCAGCATGTTAGGATAGCACCTGCTCCACATCGT GCTGTTCATGCAACAGGATCAAACATTTCGAAGGCTCCAGTTGTCTATGCTCAGTTCAGCTCAAAT GTAATGCATCAGCCGCCTCTGGATCTGCTAAGCAAGTCAAGTCTTACTATATCTCAACCTGTTTCTAGCACATCAAAACCTTACTCTTCGAACTCTTCCTCCTCTACTGTATATCATCCCTTCGCGCACACCTATAATGTAACTAAACCGAAGAA GAAACCTTTGCCTGGACAAAGAAAACCATGTAATTGTACGAAGTCAATGTGTTTAAAACTTTATTGTGATTGCTTCGCGAATGGTGAATTCTGCCTGGATTGCAATTGCAAAGATTGCCACAACAACTTGGAACATGACGCGGATCGTTCTAAGGCCATAAAGCAGTCTTTAGAGAGGAATCCAAACGCTTTTAAGCCAAAAATAG GGGTGAAAAGTGGCAAAATGGATGCAGAGAGACTCCATCAAAAAGGCTgtcattgcaaaaaaagcggATGCCTGAAGAATTATTGCGAGTGCTTCGAA GCTAAAGTTCCTTGCACAAGCCGATGTAAATGTCAAGGATGTCAAAACACTGAGGGAGATAGAGCAAGCAGACATGATAG GAACAACACCACGAGCTCTGCTTTGATGAATCTTGCTGCAACTGCTTCCTCTGTCACTGCGGATTCTCCGTCGTCTCCGCTGTCAGATAACGAGTCTGACACAGAGTCTGCTTTAGCTCACAGTGATCCACGATC GTACCCCTGGTTCTATATGACAGACGAAGTAATTGAAGCAGCAACATTATGTCTTGTCGCACAGGCGGAAGAATCG TTGTCAGGATGTCCTACAAATACTCCAAGTAGCGTGATTGAGGAAATGGAACGGATGGTGTTGGGAGAATTCG aatcgtttaagtTTCACGAACGCGTATCTaacttatacaatgactttcgcgATCGTACAGTCACGGCGGAACATCTTGAGGACTGCGCTGCGCCTGTTGGAAGAG cCCACTTGTTTCCAAGATATTACCGTCCCTTCAAGCACGTCAACAAAATCTCGAGAGGAAAACATTTCCACAATAAGCAGGATGCAGAATACCGTTAG
- a CDS encoding hypothetical protein (NECATOR_CHRIV.G13637.T1) encodes MGERSGSCVQGLDGSRDIIYERILTTGDVEPIYLEEDDFAEVFREEDYIQLEDGTYVQAEQYAVTRQGSSTQPQELQHVRIAPAPHRAVHATGSNISKAPVVYAQFSSNVMHQPPLDLLSKSSLTISQPVSSTSKPYSSNSSSSTVYHPFAHTYNVTKPKKKPLPGQRKPCNCTKSMCLKLYCDCFANGEFCLDCNCKDCHNNLEHDADRSKAIKQSLERNPNAFKPKIGVKSGKMDAERLHQKGCHCKKSGCLKNYCECFEAKVPCTSRCKCQGCQNTEGDRASRHDRNNTTSSALMNLAATASSVTADSPSSPLSDNESDTESALAHSDPRSYPWFYMTDEVIEAATLCLVAQAEESLSGCPTNTPSSVIEEMERMVLGEFGRCLQEIISNASES; translated from the exons ATGGGAGAGCGAAGCGgcagctgtgttcaaggactaGACGGTTCCCGTGATATT ATCTACGAACGAATTCTAACTACCGGTGATGTAGAACCAATCTACCTTGAAGAAGACGACTTTGCAGAAGTATTTCGTGAAGAAGACTACATCCAGCTCGAGGATGGAACATATGTTCAAGCTGAGCAGTATGCAGTTACACGTCAG GGTTCATCCACTCAGCCACAGGAACTGCAGCATGTTAGGATAGCACCTGCTCCACATCGT GCTGTTCATGCAACAGGATCAAACATTTCGAAGGCTCCAGTTGTCTATGCTCAGTTCAGCTCAAAT GTAATGCATCAGCCGCCTCTGGATCTGCTAAGCAAGTCAAGTCTTACTATATCTCAACCTGTTTCTAGCACATCAAAACCTTACTCTTCGAACTCTTCCTCCTCTACTGTATATCATCCCTTCGCGCACACCTATAATGTAACTAAACCGAAGAA GAAACCTTTGCCTGGACAAAGAAAACCATGTAATTGTACGAAGTCAATGTGTTTAAAACTTTATTGTGATTGCTTCGCGAATGGTGAATTCTGCCTGGATTGCAATTGCAAAGATTGCCACAACAACTTGGAACATGACGCGGATCGTTCTAAGGCCATAAAGCAGTCTTTAGAGAGGAATCCAAACGCTTTTAAGCCAAAAATAG GGGTGAAAAGTGGCAAAATGGATGCAGAGAGACTCCATCAAAAAGGCTgtcattgcaaaaaaagcggATGCCTGAAGAATTATTGCGAGTGCTTCGAA GCTAAAGTTCCTTGCACAAGCCGATGTAAATGTCAAGGATGTCAAAACACTGAGGGAGATAGAGCAAGCAGACATGATAG GAACAACACCACGAGCTCTGCTTTGATGAATCTTGCTGCAACTGCTTCCTCTGTCACTGCGGATTCTCCGTCGTCTCCGCTGTCAGATAACGAGTCTGACACAGAGTCTGCTTTAGCTCACAGTGATCCACGATC GTACCCCTGGTTCTATATGACAGACGAAGTAATTGAAGCAGCAACATTATGTCTTGTCGCACAGGCGGAAGAATCG TTGTCAGGATGTCCTACAAATACTCCAAGTAGCGTGATTGAGGAAATGGAACGGATGGTGTTGGGAGAATTCGGTAGATGTTTACAAGAAATCATTTCGAATGCGTCTGAATCATAA